From a single Streptomyces liliifuscus genomic region:
- a CDS encoding fumarylacetoacetate hydrolase family protein → MSTNILRTADGWWVVRDSRAVRIETKAVTTAELLADLAAVRETVREAAASDDTGTAVADLVALSPVTTPCRVVAQMVNYRSHARDSGFTGDIPPTFFRKASGSVSGPGEAIVRPSHVKFLDYEIELGLVMGAPLPVGTVVTEQDLPSYVAGLVLTNDVSARDVQLTKTQFYESKSYPTFTPTGPYLCLLEPEEFAHLLDLRLRLSVNGDLRQDRTLADMIVRPAQALTLLARFQTLDPGDLLLTGTPGGTALKAPPKAVEKVGALLPPAVKWKAFFRSQARNPHYLHDGDLITATIATPDGRIDLGEQRTPVTDAP, encoded by the coding sequence ATGAGCACCAACATCCTGCGCACCGCCGACGGCTGGTGGGTGGTGCGCGACTCGCGCGCCGTCCGCATCGAGACCAAGGCCGTCACCACCGCCGAACTGCTGGCCGACCTCGCCGCGGTCCGGGAGACCGTCAGGGAAGCCGCCGCCTCCGACGACACCGGCACGGCCGTCGCCGACCTGGTGGCCCTCTCCCCGGTCACCACGCCCTGCCGGGTGGTCGCCCAGATGGTCAACTACCGGAGCCACGCCCGGGATTCGGGCTTCACCGGTGACATCCCGCCCACCTTCTTCCGCAAGGCGTCCGGCTCGGTGAGCGGCCCCGGTGAGGCGATCGTCCGCCCGTCGCACGTGAAGTTCCTGGACTACGAGATCGAGCTCGGTCTGGTGATGGGCGCACCCCTGCCGGTGGGCACCGTCGTCACGGAGCAGGACCTGCCCTCGTACGTCGCCGGGCTCGTGCTCACCAACGACGTCAGCGCCCGCGACGTACAGCTGACCAAGACGCAGTTCTACGAGAGCAAGTCGTACCCGACCTTCACGCCGACCGGGCCCTATCTCTGTCTGCTGGAGCCGGAGGAGTTCGCCCATCTCCTCGATCTGCGGCTGAGGTTGTCGGTCAACGGGGACCTGCGCCAGGACCGCACCCTGGCCGACATGATCGTCCGCCCGGCACAGGCGCTGACCCTGCTCGCGCGCTTCCAGACCCTGGACCCCGGCGACCTGCTGCTCACCGGCACCCCCGGTGGCACCGCCCTCAAGGCACCGCCCAAGGCCGTCGAGAAGGTCGGGGCGCTCCTGCCGCCCGCCGTGAAGTGGAAGGCGTTCTTCAGGAGCCAGGCCCGCAATCCGCACTACCTGCACGACGGCGACTTGATCACCGCGACGATCGCCACGCCGGACGGGCGGATCGACCTCGGCGAACAGCGAACCCCCGTGACCGACGCGCCATGA
- the mhpA gene encoding bifunctional 3-(3-hydroxy-phenyl)propionate/3-hydroxycinnamic acid hydroxylase MhpA — protein sequence MTVDQAAGARDTAPRSAHVPVVIVGAGPVGVTAALLLARRGVRTVVLERHHDVYPLPRAVAADDEVRRILQAAGVGEEFAAIARPARGLRLLDARHRVMAEFPRAAQGAHGFPQTSMFDQPELERLLRDALARRPECDLRTGAEVVGIGTDTGTGVGVGVGQDGNGPVRVTFRRDGVEEHLWADAVLGCDGAGSLTRDAVGAGWQDLRFEERWTVVDVRTSVPVRCWEGVDQICDPDRPATFMRIGEDRYRWEFRLPDEPEPDHERLRELIAPWADLPYGADFEVVRQARYTFRARIADRWRRGRVFLLGDAAHLTPPFIGQGLGAGMRDAHNLTWKLARVLQQGADERLLETYESERRPHARHAIRLAVAMGWAMTGGQDGAAALRRGVLGAAVRIPGLTAAAARDLSPALAAGPLVRRRALRPTRRGGRGLVGGICPQPWVAVDGRRVRLDELLGDSFAVLTAAPPSPSLRAVADGLGARTVPVAGLGDDGRLAAWLREGRADAVLLRPDRVVMDVVPSGADDFTDTAGWASLLHSTRKPLPAQRTIETSLLRSATR from the coding sequence ATGACCGTCGACCAGGCCGCCGGAGCACGGGACACCGCGCCCAGGTCGGCACACGTACCCGTGGTGATCGTCGGAGCCGGGCCGGTGGGCGTGACCGCCGCCCTCCTGCTCGCCCGGCGTGGCGTACGGACCGTCGTCCTCGAACGCCACCACGACGTCTACCCGCTGCCGCGTGCCGTCGCCGCCGACGACGAGGTGCGCAGGATCCTCCAGGCCGCCGGGGTCGGCGAGGAGTTCGCCGCGATCGCCCGCCCCGCGCGGGGGCTCCGGCTGCTGGACGCCCGGCACCGGGTGATGGCCGAGTTCCCGCGCGCCGCGCAGGGGGCGCACGGCTTCCCGCAGACCAGCATGTTCGACCAGCCGGAGCTGGAGCGGCTGCTGCGCGACGCCCTGGCCCGCCGCCCGGAGTGCGATCTGCGGACCGGGGCGGAGGTCGTCGGCATAGGCACAGACACTGGCACAGGCGTCGGTGTGGGCGTTGGCCAGGACGGCAACGGTCCCGTCCGGGTGACCTTCCGCCGGGACGGCGTCGAGGAACATCTGTGGGCGGACGCCGTCCTCGGCTGCGACGGCGCGGGCAGCCTCACCCGCGACGCCGTCGGCGCCGGATGGCAGGACCTGCGCTTCGAGGAGCGCTGGACGGTCGTCGACGTGCGCACAAGCGTCCCCGTGCGCTGCTGGGAAGGCGTCGACCAGATCTGTGATCCCGACCGGCCGGCGACCTTCATGCGCATCGGCGAGGACCGTTACCGCTGGGAGTTCCGCCTGCCGGACGAGCCGGAACCGGATCACGAGCGGCTGCGCGAGCTGATCGCTCCCTGGGCGGACCTCCCGTACGGCGCCGACTTCGAGGTGGTGCGGCAGGCGCGGTACACCTTCCGGGCCCGTATCGCCGACCGCTGGCGCCGGGGGCGGGTCTTCCTGCTCGGCGACGCCGCGCACCTGACTCCGCCGTTCATCGGACAGGGTCTTGGCGCGGGGATGCGTGACGCCCACAACCTGACGTGGAAGCTGGCCCGTGTCCTTCAACAGGGCGCGGACGAGCGGCTGTTGGAGACGTACGAGAGCGAACGCAGGCCGCACGCCCGCCATGCGATCCGGCTCGCGGTCGCGATGGGCTGGGCCATGACCGGCGGCCAGGACGGTGCCGCCGCCCTCCGCCGCGGCGTTCTGGGCGCGGCCGTCCGTATCCCCGGACTGACCGCGGCTGCCGCCCGTGACCTCAGTCCGGCCCTTGCCGCGGGGCCGCTCGTGCGCCGACGCGCCCTCCGTCCGACCCGCCGGGGCGGCCGCGGTCTCGTGGGCGGAATCTGTCCGCAGCCATGGGTGGCCGTCGACGGGCGGCGCGTACGTCTCGACGAACTGCTCGGCGACTCCTTCGCCGTACTGACCGCCGCACCGCCCTCGCCCTCGCTGCGGGCGGTCGCCGACGGACTCGGCGCCCGGACCGTCCCCGTGGCCGGCCTCGGGGACGACGGCCGCCTCGCCGCCTGGCTGCGCGAGGGCCGGGCGGACGCCGTGCTGCTGCGCCCCGACCGCGTGGTCATGGACGTCGTCCCGTCCGGCGCCGACGACTTCACCGACACCGCGGGCTGGGCGTCCCTGCTGCACAGCACACGAAAGCCCCTGCCAGCCCAACGGACCATCGAGACAAGCCTGTTGAGGAGCGCCACACGATGA
- a CDS encoding acetoacetate--CoA ligase, with product MTRPYPDPFMTPDPQAAAASRIVDFARRSARHRGVGADSDHTDYAALHRWSVADLEGFWGAVWEYFDIDADRPYERVLAEETMPGAHWFPGATLNYTQHALRGLSPDRPAIIAMDETGSARPVGAGQLRAEVASVAATLRDLGVGLGDRVVGYLPNTPHAIVAFLAAASLGAVWSVCGQDYAPKAAADRFAQLEPTVLIAADGYLFNGTAHDRREAALELARALPTLKATLLVDHVGLPRLSRNHPSLAVPWEDAATRAEQLTCTPVPFDHPLWVVFSSGTTGLPKGIVHGHGGVLLEHLKTLGLHSDLGPGDRLLWYTTTHWMMWNLVASTLLTGATTCTYDGSPAPLARPDILWELAARHRVTVFGTSPQYLLGMAKFGIDPSVHDLSSVRVVGCTGSALPASAYPWVRDHVGDRVLLASISGGTDIVSGFAGSAPTTPVRAGELSAPHLGVALAAYDAEGHPVVDQVGELVVTRPMPSMPLYFWNDPDGTRFHDAYFSTYPGVWRHGDWITFTSHGSVIVHGRSDSTLNRNGVRLGSADIHDVVERLPEVTEALVIGAEEPDGGYWMPLFVVPAAGAVLDDALRDRIHEAIRSGVSPRHVPDEILEVPAVPHTRTGKKLEVPVKRLLQGAPAEQVVNPATVDAPELIDYYARLGAERRARTGTEPARS from the coding sequence ATGACCAGGCCGTACCCGGACCCCTTCATGACTCCCGATCCGCAGGCCGCGGCGGCCAGTCGCATCGTGGACTTCGCCCGCCGGTCCGCCCGGCACCGAGGAGTCGGGGCGGACAGCGACCACACCGACTACGCCGCGCTGCACCGCTGGTCCGTCGCGGATCTGGAGGGCTTCTGGGGTGCGGTGTGGGAGTACTTCGACATCGACGCGGACCGTCCGTACGAGCGGGTGCTGGCCGAGGAGACCATGCCGGGGGCCCACTGGTTCCCCGGGGCGACCCTCAACTACACCCAGCACGCCCTGCGCGGCCTGAGCCCCGACCGGCCCGCGATCATCGCGATGGACGAGACAGGTTCGGCCCGCCCGGTCGGCGCCGGCCAACTGCGGGCCGAGGTCGCCTCCGTCGCCGCGACCCTGCGTGACCTCGGCGTGGGCCTGGGTGACCGGGTCGTCGGCTACCTCCCCAACACCCCGCACGCCATCGTGGCGTTCCTCGCCGCCGCGAGCCTCGGCGCGGTGTGGTCGGTGTGCGGACAGGACTACGCGCCGAAGGCCGCCGCCGACCGCTTCGCCCAGCTGGAACCCACCGTCCTGATCGCCGCCGACGGCTACCTCTTCAACGGCACCGCCCACGACCGCCGCGAGGCGGCCCTCGAACTGGCCCGCGCGCTGCCGACGTTGAAGGCCACCCTGCTCGTCGACCACGTGGGCCTGCCGCGGCTGTCTCGTAACCACCCCTCCCTGGCGGTCCCGTGGGAGGACGCGGCCACCCGCGCGGAACAACTCACCTGTACGCCGGTGCCGTTCGACCACCCGCTGTGGGTCGTCTTCTCCTCCGGCACGACCGGCCTGCCCAAGGGCATCGTGCACGGCCACGGCGGCGTCCTCCTTGAGCACCTGAAGACCCTGGGCCTGCACTCCGACCTCGGCCCCGGCGACCGCCTCCTCTGGTACACCACCACCCACTGGATGATGTGGAACCTGGTCGCCTCCACCCTGCTGACGGGCGCCACGACCTGTACGTACGACGGCAGTCCGGCACCGCTCGCCCGCCCCGACATCCTGTGGGAGCTGGCCGCCCGCCACCGCGTCACCGTCTTCGGCACGAGTCCCCAATACCTGCTGGGGATGGCCAAGTTCGGCATCGACCCGTCCGTGCACGACCTGTCGTCAGTCCGCGTGGTCGGCTGCACCGGATCCGCCCTGCCGGCCTCCGCCTACCCCTGGGTCCGCGACCATGTCGGCGACCGTGTCCTGCTCGCCTCCATCAGCGGTGGTACGGACATCGTCTCCGGCTTCGCGGGCAGCGCACCCACGACACCCGTCCGGGCGGGGGAACTGTCGGCCCCTCACCTGGGCGTGGCGCTGGCCGCGTACGACGCCGAGGGACACCCGGTCGTCGACCAGGTCGGTGAGCTGGTGGTCACCCGCCCCATGCCGTCGATGCCGCTGTACTTCTGGAACGACCCCGACGGCACCCGCTTCCACGACGCGTACTTCTCCACGTATCCCGGTGTGTGGCGGCACGGCGACTGGATCACCTTCACCTCCCACGGTTCGGTGATCGTGCACGGCCGCTCGGACTCCACCCTCAACCGCAACGGCGTACGACTGGGGAGCGCCGACATCCACGACGTCGTCGAACGGCTTCCGGAGGTCACCGAGGCCCTGGTCATCGGGGCGGAGGAGCCGGACGGCGGCTACTGGATGCCGCTGTTCGTGGTCCCGGCGGCCGGTGCGGTCCTCGACGACGCGCTCCGCGACCGCATTCATGAGGCGATCCGCTCCGGTGTCTCGCCGCGCCACGTCCCCGACGAGATCCTCGAAGTCCCGGCCGTCCCGCACACACGCACGGGCAAGAAGCTCGAGGTCCCCGTCAAGCGGCTGCTCCAGGGCGCGCCCGCCGAGCAGGTCGTCAACCCGGCCACCGTGGACGCGCCCGAGCTCATCGACTACTACGCCCGGCTGGGAGCCGAACGCCGCGCACGGACAGGCACCGAGCCCGCCCGTTCATGA
- a CDS encoding MFS transporter: protein MPLFANTPVEKMTGPYSRRRLALLVLCLSLLIVVMANTSLIVAAPDMTTDLGLSSSDLQWVIDGYTVPYAALMLVLGSIGDKYSRRGALVAGLVIFAGGSVMGSLVDETSLVITARAIMGVGAAVVMPATLSLLVAIFPKRERAKAITAWTATSGLAIAVGPLVAGWLLEDHAWGSTFLINVPIAVVAVIGALMLVPPSKAANAGRIDYVGGLLSIVSVGSLVYAIIEGPHFGWGTGPVTAAVVAGVGLLAFVLWELRHPHPMLDVRRFAQRPFSGSMLAVLFFFFGTFGAIYYSTQFLQFVLGYGALETGVRLLPLAGAVFVGAAATGRLTPKLGMKAMVVAGMAIGTVGVLLLTRIDTGSTYADFLAPMMMLGFAIGLSVSPATDTIMGSFPESELGVGGGANDTALELGGSLGIAVLGSLLATAYKDRLAELVGGQLPASAMETAKDSVGGGLAVAEQIAKTPSAGPEQAQALIDAVHEAFAHGVAHTSLIGGIIMVAGTMIVLAVLPGRKAAKRDQEEQEESRKEHVDVG from the coding sequence ATGCCGCTCTTCGCCAACACACCCGTCGAGAAGATGACAGGGCCGTACTCACGGCGCCGGCTCGCCCTGCTGGTGCTGTGTCTGAGTCTGCTGATCGTGGTCATGGCGAACACGTCACTGATCGTGGCGGCGCCGGACATGACCACGGACCTGGGCCTGAGCAGCAGCGACCTGCAGTGGGTCATCGACGGCTACACCGTTCCGTACGCCGCGCTGATGCTCGTCCTCGGCTCGATCGGCGACAAGTACAGCCGTCGCGGGGCGCTGGTCGCGGGCCTGGTGATCTTCGCGGGCGGCTCGGTGATGGGCAGCCTGGTCGACGAGACGAGTCTGGTCATCACGGCCCGCGCGATCATGGGCGTCGGCGCGGCGGTGGTCATGCCGGCCACGCTGTCCCTGCTGGTCGCGATCTTCCCGAAGCGGGAGCGGGCCAAGGCCATCACGGCCTGGACCGCCACCTCCGGCCTCGCCATCGCGGTCGGCCCGCTGGTGGCCGGCTGGCTCCTGGAGGACCACGCCTGGGGCTCGACCTTCCTGATCAACGTCCCGATCGCCGTCGTCGCCGTGATCGGCGCGCTGATGCTGGTTCCGCCGTCGAAGGCGGCGAACGCCGGCCGGATCGACTACGTGGGCGGACTGCTGTCGATCGTCTCGGTCGGCTCGCTCGTCTACGCGATCATCGAGGGCCCGCACTTCGGCTGGGGCACCGGCCCGGTCACCGCCGCGGTCGTCGCGGGCGTGGGCCTGCTGGCCTTCGTGCTCTGGGAGCTGCGCCACCCGCACCCGATGCTGGACGTGCGCAGGTTCGCCCAGCGTCCCTTCAGCGGTTCGATGCTGGCGGTGCTGTTCTTCTTCTTCGGCACCTTCGGGGCGATCTACTACTCCACCCAGTTCCTGCAGTTCGTCCTCGGCTACGGCGCGCTGGAGACCGGCGTCCGTCTGCTGCCGCTGGCCGGCGCGGTGTTCGTCGGCGCCGCGGCCACCGGGCGCCTGACGCCGAAGCTGGGTATGAAGGCCATGGTGGTGGCGGGCATGGCGATCGGCACCGTGGGCGTCCTGCTGCTCACCCGGATCGACACGGGCTCCACGTACGCCGACTTCCTGGCGCCGATGATGATGCTCGGGTTCGCGATCGGTCTGAGCGTGTCCCCGGCCACCGACACCATCATGGGTTCGTTCCCGGAGAGCGAGCTGGGCGTCGGCGGCGGCGCCAACGACACCGCGCTGGAACTCGGCGGCTCCCTCGGTATCGCCGTACTGGGCTCGCTGCTGGCCACCGCCTACAAGGACCGGCTTGCCGAGCTGGTCGGCGGGCAGCTGCCGGCCTCCGCGATGGAGACGGCCAAGGACTCGGTCGGCGGCGGTCTTGCGGTCGCCGAGCAGATCGCGAAGACCCCCTCCGCCGGACCCGAGCAGGCGCAGGCCCTGATCGACGCGGTGCACGAGGCCTTCGCCCACGGTGTCGCGCACACCAGCCTCATCGGCGGGATCATCATGGTCGCCGGAACCATGATCGTCCTCGCGGTCCTGCCCGGCCGCAAGGCCGCGAAGCGCGACCAGGAGGAGCAGGAGGAGAGCCGGAAGGAGCACGTGGACGTCGGCTGA
- a CDS encoding TetR/AcrR family transcriptional regulator, which translates to MTSPPATHEPLSRTARATRTRILEAARRELGRNADSSLGDIAEAAGVARRTVYAHFAGRAALIGGLAADAGEAIRVAITAIDAPGPVTGRAPDAATALARVVLTLWPVGDRYRTLIGLARQDLGANGFSGLLDPVRDRVAGILARGQQQGVFRTGVPPGPLSRALEAHILALLDSVNSGIWADDGTGAATTTLIAAGADRDVAASTVRRLSDADQPGCHAQ; encoded by the coding sequence GTGACCAGCCCGCCAGCGACGCACGAACCCCTCAGCCGTACGGCCCGGGCCACCCGCACGCGCATCCTCGAAGCGGCCCGGCGGGAACTGGGGCGCAACGCCGACAGCAGCCTCGGTGACATCGCCGAGGCGGCCGGTGTGGCGCGTCGTACCGTGTACGCGCATTTCGCGGGGCGGGCCGCACTCATCGGGGGGCTCGCGGCGGACGCGGGGGAGGCGATTCGCGTCGCGATCACCGCCATCGACGCGCCGGGGCCGGTCACAGGTCGGGCTCCGGATGCCGCGACCGCCCTGGCGCGTGTCGTTCTCACCCTCTGGCCGGTCGGTGACCGCTATCGCACGCTCATCGGGCTGGCCCGCCAGGACCTGGGGGCCAACGGGTTCAGCGGGCTCCTGGATCCCGTCCGCGACAGGGTCGCCGGGATCCTGGCCCGCGGCCAGCAGCAGGGCGTCTTCCGCACAGGCGTCCCGCCCGGCCCGCTCAGCAGAGCCCTCGAAGCGCACATTCTGGCCCTGCTCGACAGCGTCAACTCCGGGATCTGGGCCGACGACGGCACGGGCGCCGCCACCACCACTCTGATCGCCGCGGGCGCCGACCGAGATGTCGCGGCCTCGACGGTTCGCCGCCTGAGCGATGCCGACCAGCCCGGGTGCCATGCCCAGTAG
- a CDS encoding LmeA family phospholipid-binding protein, with product MYRPHPEYRDDSAYQDDFAYQSDASRTHRLPLVISLTALCALILVPVVVDRVVAARVESGTAEAFQEGMGTPTRPEVHVRGFPVLTQVASGTLRHVDITARDIPADEATRPLPVTELDLGLDDLKKSDDGSEARARSAEATARLSYTDVSDALGLEVSQGDRPGRIGARIAMPFGDGITVTVKVSAVSGNRIAFEDFRVTSGALPDAGQALLDKVFEQPIQLRNIPDGLRLRSVTTTDDGLTARFSGTSVTFRPADSAQG from the coding sequence ATGTACCGCCCCCACCCCGAATACCGCGACGACTCCGCGTACCAGGACGACTTCGCGTACCAGTCGGACGCCTCGCGGACACATCGGCTGCCGCTCGTCATCTCCCTCACCGCTCTGTGCGCGCTGATCCTCGTCCCCGTGGTGGTCGACCGTGTCGTGGCGGCGCGGGTGGAGTCGGGTACGGCCGAGGCGTTCCAGGAGGGCATGGGTACGCCCACGCGGCCCGAGGTCCACGTGCGCGGCTTCCCCGTGCTGACCCAGGTGGCGTCCGGCACCCTGCGGCACGTGGACATCACCGCCCGCGACATACCCGCCGACGAGGCCACCCGCCCGCTGCCGGTGACCGAACTCGACCTCGGGCTCGACGACTTGAAGAAGTCGGACGACGGCAGCGAGGCGCGGGCGCGCAGTGCCGAAGCGACCGCCCGTCTGTCGTACACCGATGTGTCCGACGCCCTCGGTCTTGAGGTGTCCCAGGGCGACCGGCCCGGCCGGATCGGCGCGAGGATCGCGATGCCCTTCGGCGACGGGATCACCGTGACGGTGAAGGTGTCCGCGGTCTCCGGCAACCGCATCGCCTTCGAGGACTTCCGGGTGACGAGCGGCGCACTGCCCGACGCCGGTCAGGCACTGCTCGACAAGGTCTTCGAGCAGCCGATCCAGCTGCGGAACATCCCCGACGGGCTGCGTCTTCGCTCGGTCACCACCACGGACGACGGCCTCACCGCCCGTTTCTCGGGTACGTCGGTCACCTTCCGCCCCGCCGACTCGGCACAGGGATGA
- a CDS encoding rhodanese-like domain-containing protein, with protein MTVSRTPVVVLGVGQARSRLHDLTVIDVRTPGEYASGHVPGALNIPLDQVRRALPELRHAAERGDVLMVCASGNRSLTACELLAGEGIAAATLAGGTTAWAAEGNDVDRPAANAARGGWAMERQVRFTAGALVLVGLALGLFVHPAFQILSAGVAGGLVLSALTDTCTMGVLLGRLPYNRPRAADLEATLAALRSR; from the coding sequence ATGACCGTTTCCCGCACGCCTGTCGTCGTCCTCGGCGTCGGCCAGGCCCGCAGTCGGCTGCACGACCTCACCGTCATCGACGTACGGACGCCCGGTGAGTACGCCTCGGGTCATGTGCCCGGCGCCCTGAACATCCCGCTGGACCAGGTGCGGCGGGCGCTGCCCGAACTACGGCACGCCGCCGAGCGCGGTGACGTCCTGATGGTGTGCGCCTCCGGCAACCGCTCCCTGACCGCCTGTGAACTGCTGGCCGGAGAGGGCATCGCCGCGGCGACCCTTGCCGGCGGCACGACAGCGTGGGCCGCCGAGGGCAACGACGTGGACCGGCCCGCGGCCAACGCTGCCCGGGGCGGCTGGGCCATGGAACGCCAGGTGCGGTTCACCGCAGGCGCTCTCGTACTCGTCGGACTGGCCCTGGGACTGTTCGTCCATCCGGCCTTCCAGATCCTCTCGGCCGGGGTGGCGGGCGGCCTGGTCCTCTCCGCGCTCACCGACACCTGCACCATGGGGGTCCTGCTCGGCAGGCTGCCGTACAACCGCCCTCGCGCGGCCGACCTGGAGGCCACGCTGGCTGCTCTGCGCAGTCGCTGA
- a CDS encoding sulfite exporter TauE/SafE family protein codes for MSPLILALTAGAVIGLALGALGGGGSVLAVPALIYLLGFTPVAASTASLVIVTATSATALYGHARDGQVRWRTGALFAAAGIGPALLGGAVAGRLPDAALTGAFAVVAALVAVRMLRSRQSSDDARPVRSARAAAAGGGLGAVTGVLGVGGGFLAVPALVGVLGLRMREAVGTSLLVITVNSLAALVMRAGTADGLDWAVIAPFAGAAILGAWDGKRLAAKVSGPTLQRVFALVLLAVAALMLIDTAV; via the coding sequence GTGAGCCCTCTCATACTCGCCCTGACGGCCGGTGCCGTCATCGGGCTGGCGCTCGGTGCGCTCGGGGGCGGCGGCAGTGTCCTGGCCGTTCCCGCCCTGATCTATCTGCTCGGTTTCACCCCGGTCGCGGCCAGCACCGCGAGCCTCGTCATCGTGACCGCGACCTCGGCCACGGCGCTGTACGGCCACGCGCGTGACGGTCAGGTCCGCTGGCGTACGGGGGCGCTCTTCGCGGCGGCGGGCATCGGCCCGGCGCTGCTGGGCGGCGCGGTCGCGGGCCGCCTGCCCGACGCCGCGCTGACCGGGGCCTTCGCCGTGGTCGCGGCCTTGGTGGCGGTACGCATGCTGCGTTCCCGGCAGAGTTCGGACGACGCCCGGCCGGTCAGGTCCGCACGGGCCGCGGCGGCCGGTGGCGGGCTCGGCGCGGTCACCGGCGTACTCGGAGTCGGCGGCGGCTTCCTCGCCGTACCGGCGCTCGTGGGCGTACTCGGGCTGCGGATGAGGGAGGCGGTGGGCACCAGCCTGCTCGTCATCACCGTCAACTCGCTCGCCGCGCTCGTGATGCGCGCCGGTACCGCCGACGGCCTGGACTGGGCCGTCATCGCCCCCTTCGCCGGGGCCGCGATCCTCGGCGCATGGGACGGCAAACGCCTCGCCGCGAAGGTGTCCGGCCCCACGCTCCAACGGGTCTTCGCCCTGGTGCTGCTCGCGGTGGCCGCCCTCATGCTCATCGACACGGCGGTGTGA
- a CDS encoding MBL fold metallo-hydrolase, whose product MFFVDTIEVAGLGNRSYLAGGEREAVVIDPPRDVDRVIAAAVRRGVRIAHVVETHVHNDYVTGGPELARLTGAAYLVPAGARVSFERTPVRDGDSTVVDADAGLALRALATPGHTPHHTSYVLEESGAAVAVFTGGSLLIGTVGRPDLVEPRLTEDLARAQHASAHRLAAELPDETAVLPTHGFGSFCSAGRAEGDATTIGKEKSANEALTRDVDTFVADLLAGLDEVPAYYAHMGPANAAGPVPVDLTPPAVADADEIAARLAAGEWVVDLRNRVAFAEGHVAGSFNFEAEGQLATYLAWLIPWGKPVTLLAESAAQLAAAQRELVRVGVDRPAAAATGEPSAWVREGEPLAAFRRGTFADLADLVGLAGRHPGDGLVVLDVRRSSERAGGFVEGSVHIPVHALHRRLDEIPGGEVWVHCAGGMRAAIAASLLDAAGRQVVAVDDAFTAAEQAGLTVRTA is encoded by the coding sequence GTGTTCTTCGTTGACACCATCGAGGTGGCGGGGCTCGGCAATCGCAGCTACCTGGCGGGCGGCGAGCGGGAGGCCGTCGTGATCGATCCGCCGCGTGACGTCGACCGGGTGATCGCGGCGGCGGTCCGGCGAGGTGTGCGGATAGCGCACGTCGTCGAGACGCACGTGCACAACGACTACGTCACCGGCGGTCCGGAACTGGCCCGGCTCACGGGCGCGGCCTACCTCGTCCCGGCCGGAGCCCGCGTCTCCTTCGAGCGGACACCGGTGCGCGACGGGGACAGCACGGTCGTCGACGCCGACGCGGGTCTGGCCCTGCGCGCGCTCGCGACCCCCGGTCACACCCCGCACCACACCTCGTACGTCCTGGAGGAGAGCGGGGCCGCGGTCGCGGTCTTCACCGGCGGGTCGCTGCTGATCGGCACGGTCGGGCGCCCCGACCTGGTCGAACCGCGTCTGACCGAGGACCTGGCCCGCGCCCAGCACGCCTCCGCCCACCGGCTCGCCGCCGAACTCCCCGACGAGACGGCGGTGTTGCCCACCCACGGCTTCGGCAGCTTCTGTTCCGCCGGCCGCGCCGAGGGCGACGCCACCACCATCGGCAAGGAGAAGTCGGCCAACGAGGCGCTCACCCGGGACGTGGACACCTTCGTCGCCGATCTGCTGGCAGGGCTGGACGAAGTCCCCGCCTACTACGCGCACATGGGCCCGGCCAACGCCGCGGGCCCCGTGCCCGTCGACCTCACCCCACCGGCCGTGGCCGACGCCGACGAGATCGCCGCCCGGCTGGCCGCGGGGGAGTGGGTGGTCGATCTGCGCAACCGGGTCGCCTTCGCAGAAGGGCATGTCGCGGGCTCGTTCAACTTCGAGGCCGAGGGCCAACTGGCCACGTATCTGGCCTGGTTGATCCCCTGGGGCAAGCCGGTGACACTGCTCGCCGAATCGGCCGCGCAACTGGCCGCCGCCCAACGTGAGTTGGTCCGGGTCGGCGTCGACCGCCCGGCCGCCGCGGCCACGGGTGAACCCTCGGCATGGGTACGCGAAGGTGAGCCCCTGGCCGCCTTCCGCCGGGGCACGTTCGCGGACCTCGCCGACCTCGTTGGCCTCGCAGGTCGGCACCCCGGGGACGGCCTCGTCGTACTGGACGTCCGGCGGTCGTCCGAACGCGCCGGCGGCTTCGTCGAGGGCTCGGTCCACATCCCGGTCCACGCCCTGCACCGACGGCTCGACGAGATTCCCGGGGGCGAGGTGTGGGTGCACTGCGCGGGCGGCATGCGCGCCGCCATCGCCGCCTCTCTGCTGGACGCGGCGGGCCGTCAAGTCGTCGCCGTGGACGACGCGTTCACCGCGGCGGAGCAGGCCGGCCTCACCGTCCGGACCGCCTGA